From the Streptomyces nigrescens genome, one window contains:
- the map gene encoding type I methionyl aminopeptidase yields the protein MVELKTDAALDAMRVSGRVVADALEAARAAAAPGVRLRDLDEAARTVLREAGADSPFLGYRPSFAPTPFPAVLCVSVNDAIVHGIPDGTRLRDGDLVSVDCGALVDGWAGDAALSFTVGAARPEDQRLMDTTRRALEAGIAAAVVGARIGDIAHAIGSIGRAAGYGIPEDFGGHGIGRQMHEDPSVPNEGRPRRGMILRHGLVLAIEPMFLAGGKDDYYAAGDGWTLRTTDTSRAAHFEHTVAVTNEGPRVLTRA from the coding sequence ATGGTGGAGCTCAAGACGGATGCGGCACTGGACGCGATGCGGGTGTCCGGCCGGGTCGTCGCCGACGCGCTGGAGGCGGCGCGGGCGGCGGCCGCCCCGGGTGTGCGGCTGCGGGACCTGGACGAGGCCGCCCGTACGGTTCTGCGCGAGGCCGGTGCCGACTCACCGTTCCTCGGCTACCGCCCGTCCTTCGCCCCCACCCCGTTCCCCGCCGTCCTCTGTGTCTCCGTCAATGACGCGATCGTGCACGGCATCCCGGACGGGACCCGGCTGCGCGACGGCGACCTGGTGAGCGTCGACTGCGGCGCCCTGGTGGACGGCTGGGCCGGCGACGCGGCCCTCAGCTTCACGGTCGGCGCCGCCCGCCCCGAGGACCAGCGGCTCATGGACACGACCCGGCGGGCGCTGGAGGCGGGCATCGCGGCGGCCGTGGTCGGCGCCCGGATCGGCGATATCGCCCATGCGATCGGCAGCATCGGGCGCGCCGCCGGCTACGGCATCCCCGAGGACTTCGGCGGACACGGCATCGGCCGGCAGATGCACGAGGACCCGTCGGTCCCCAACGAGGGCCGCCCGCGCCGCGGCATGATCCTCCGCCACGGTCTGGTCCTCGCCATCGAGCCGATGTTCCTGGCCGGCGGCAAGGACGACTACTACGCGGCCGGCGACGGCTGGACCCTGCGCACCACGGACACCTCCCGCGCCGCCCACTTCGAGCACACAGTGGCGGTGACGAATGAGGGACCGCGGGTGCTGACCAGGGCGTAG
- a CDS encoding response regulator, whose translation MSRYAAESAHTPVGVLLCDDHAVVRAGLLALLSSAPGIEVIGEAASGEEAVALAAALRPDVVLMDLQLGSGIDGVEATRRIARPDDPGSPHVLVLTTYDTDADIARALDAGAAGHLLKAERPEELFAAIRAAAEGRSTPAAPVAHRVLAQMRSPRPTLTDRELDILRRLARGLSIREIARALATSEATVKTQLGVLYDKLGVNSRTAAVSVAREQRLVP comes from the coding sequence ATGAGCCGATACGCCGCCGAATCCGCGCACACTCCCGTAGGCGTGCTGCTCTGCGACGACCATGCCGTCGTACGCGCGGGGCTGCTCGCCCTGCTCAGCAGCGCCCCCGGCATCGAGGTCATCGGCGAGGCCGCGAGCGGTGAGGAGGCCGTGGCCCTGGCCGCCGCACTCCGGCCCGATGTCGTCCTGATGGATCTCCAGCTCGGCTCCGGTATCGACGGTGTCGAGGCCACCCGGCGCATCGCCCGCCCCGATGACCCCGGCTCCCCCCATGTCCTCGTGCTGACCACCTACGACACCGACGCCGATATCGCCCGTGCCCTCGACGCCGGCGCCGCGGGGCATCTGCTCAAGGCCGAGCGGCCCGAGGAGCTGTTCGCCGCGATCCGGGCCGCGGCCGAGGGCCGCAGCACACCGGCCGCGCCGGTCGCCCATCGCGTCCTGGCCCAGATGCGCAGCCCGCGCCCCACCCTCACCGACCGGGAGCTCGACATCCTCCGCCGGCTCGCCCGCGGGCTGAGCATCCGCGAGATCGCCCGTGCGCTCGCCACCAGCGAGGCCACGGTCAAAACGCAGCTGGGCGTGCTCTACGACAAGCTCGGTGTGAACTCACGGACCGCCGCGGTCTCCGTCGCCAGGGAGCAGCGCCTGGTGCCCTGA
- a CDS encoding pentapeptide repeat-containing protein: MRAVRRPEVRLPELTAYDGGELEVEGDYDGLEFADADWAGQSARGARFMDCAVRRCALNETVLGRARFIDSVLSGVRGVGTDLSQASLRDVEVSDARLGGTQLHGAVLERVVVRGGKIDFPNLRQAKLRDVAFEGCVLVEADFAGAQLERVTFDDCTLTRVDFSEARMKDVDLRGAAALDIARGIDRLSGAVISSAQLLDLAPAFAAQIGVRVE, from the coding sequence GTGCGGGCGGTGCGGCGGCCGGAGGTGCGTCTTCCGGAGCTGACGGCGTACGACGGCGGTGAGCTGGAGGTCGAAGGGGACTACGACGGGCTGGAGTTCGCGGACGCCGACTGGGCCGGGCAGTCGGCGCGCGGGGCGCGCTTCATGGACTGCGCGGTGCGGCGGTGCGCGCTGAACGAGACCGTGCTCGGCCGGGCGCGGTTCATCGACAGCGTGCTGAGCGGTGTCCGCGGGGTCGGCACGGACCTGTCCCAGGCGTCACTGCGCGATGTGGAGGTGTCGGACGCCCGGCTCGGCGGGACGCAGTTGCACGGGGCGGTGCTGGAGCGGGTCGTGGTGCGCGGCGGGAAGATCGACTTCCCGAATCTGCGGCAGGCGAAGCTGCGGGACGTGGCCTTCGAGGGGTGTGTGCTGGTCGAGGCGGACTTCGCGGGGGCGCAGCTGGAGCGGGTGACATTCGACGACTGCACCCTGACGCGGGTGGATTTCTCCGAGGCCCGGATGAAGGACGTCGATCTGCGGGGCGCGGCCGCGCTGGACATCGCCCGGGGGATCGACCGGCTGTCGGGCGCGGTGATCAGCTCTGCCCAACTCCTGGACCTGGCCCCGGCGTTCGCGGCACAGATTGGAGTACGGGTGGAGTGA
- a CDS encoding zinc-binding dehydrogenase — MHAIRLHTFGPAENLRHETVEDPRPGPGEVRIAVAAAGVHLLDTALREGRTGGPAPLPELPTVPGREVAGTVEALGEGTDPDWLGRRVVAHLGMVPGGYAELAVTAADRLHVIPENLDAGQAVAMIGTGRTTMGILLFAGLTADDVVLVPAAAGGIGSLLVQHAKNTGATVIGLAGGAAKVARVRELGADLAVDYTRDGWPSLVRAFLDGLGAPGATLVFDSVGGAPGRAAVDLLAKGGRHLVFGWSAGGLLTGGPLEFAEGELTARGITSEQVLGPPMLARAGGDNPLRTLETAALAEAAAGRLVPAVQRFPLAEATAAHRALESRATMGKVVLVP, encoded by the coding sequence ATGCACGCGATACGGCTGCACACCTTCGGCCCCGCGGAGAACCTCCGCCACGAGACGGTCGAGGACCCGCGCCCGGGCCCCGGAGAGGTCCGTATCGCGGTGGCGGCGGCCGGCGTCCACCTCCTGGACACCGCCCTGCGCGAGGGCAGAACGGGCGGGCCTGCGCCGCTCCCCGAGCTGCCGACCGTGCCCGGACGGGAAGTCGCCGGCACGGTCGAGGCGCTCGGCGAGGGCACCGACCCCGACTGGCTCGGCCGGCGCGTCGTCGCCCACCTCGGCATGGTCCCCGGCGGCTACGCCGAACTCGCCGTCACCGCCGCCGACCGGCTGCACGTGATCCCCGAGAACCTGGACGCGGGCCAGGCCGTGGCCATGATCGGCACCGGTCGCACCACCATGGGCATCCTGCTCTTCGCCGGTCTCACCGCCGACGACGTCGTGCTCGTCCCCGCGGCCGCCGGCGGCATCGGCTCCCTGCTCGTCCAACACGCCAAGAACACCGGCGCCACGGTCATCGGCCTGGCCGGCGGCGCCGCCAAGGTGGCACGCGTCCGTGAACTGGGCGCCGACCTCGCCGTCGACTACACCCGCGACGGCTGGCCGTCCCTGGTCCGGGCCTTCCTCGACGGCCTGGGCGCGCCCGGCGCCACCCTCGTCTTCGACTCGGTCGGCGGTGCCCCCGGACGCGCGGCCGTGGATCTGCTCGCCAAAGGCGGCCGTCATCTGGTCTTCGGCTGGTCCGCCGGAGGCCTCCTCACCGGCGGTCCGCTGGAGTTCGCGGAGGGCGAGCTGACGGCGCGCGGGATCACGTCGGAGCAGGTCCTCGGCCCGCCGATGCTGGCCAGGGCCGGCGGCGACAACCCGCTCCGCACCCTGGAGACCGCGGCCCTGGCGGAGGCCGCGGCGGGCCGGCTGGTACCGGCGGTCCAGCGCTTCCCCCTGGCCGAGGCCACGGCCGCCCACCGGGCACTGGAGTCCCGCGCCACGATGGGCAAGGTCGTGCTGGTGCCGTAG
- a CDS encoding aminopeptidase P family protein produces the protein MTQVDYERRMARAGRAAADAGLAGLIVTPGPDLTWLCGYRPTAVTERLTALVIEPGRRSRLLVPVLEYPDAEYSPGAWAMEVSGWTDGSDPYAEVAKWMDPQGRYGMSDSTWAMHLLGLQRSVPGSGYAALTEVLPMLRAVKDAHEVEQLAAAGAAADATYEDILTVRFGGRRESDVAADLVRLLTEHGHSQVDFTIVGSGPNGANPHHEAGERVIEDGDMVVLDFGGLKNGYGSDTTRTVHVGDPGAEERKVHDIVREAQQAAFEAVRPGIACQDVDRVARKVIKAAGYGEYFIHRTGHGIGVTTHEPPYLVEGEHLPLVSGMCFSIEPGIYLPGRFGVRIEDIVTCTESGGRRLNQTAREMAVVR, from the coding sequence ATGACGCAGGTGGACTACGAGCGGCGGATGGCGCGGGCCGGCCGGGCCGCCGCCGATGCCGGACTGGCCGGGCTGATCGTGACGCCGGGGCCGGATCTGACGTGGCTGTGCGGCTACCGGCCGACCGCGGTCACCGAGCGGCTGACCGCCCTGGTGATCGAGCCGGGGCGCCGCTCGCGGCTGCTGGTGCCCGTACTGGAGTACCCGGACGCGGAGTACTCCCCGGGGGCCTGGGCGATGGAGGTGTCGGGGTGGACCGACGGTTCGGACCCGTATGCCGAGGTCGCCAAGTGGATGGACCCGCAGGGGCGTTACGGGATGTCCGACTCGACCTGGGCGATGCATCTGCTGGGGCTCCAGCGGTCGGTGCCGGGGAGCGGATACGCCGCGCTGACCGAGGTGCTGCCGATGCTGCGCGCCGTCAAGGACGCCCATGAGGTGGAGCAGCTGGCCGCGGCCGGGGCCGCCGCCGACGCGACGTACGAGGACATCCTGACCGTCCGCTTCGGCGGGCGGCGGGAGTCCGACGTGGCGGCCGATCTGGTACGGCTGCTGACCGAGCACGGGCACAGCCAGGTGGACTTCACGATCGTGGGGTCGGGCCCCAACGGCGCCAACCCGCACCACGAGGCCGGGGAGCGGGTCATCGAGGACGGGGACATGGTCGTCCTCGACTTCGGCGGCCTCAAGAACGGCTACGGGTCGGACACGACGAGGACCGTGCACGTCGGGGATCCGGGCGCCGAGGAGCGCAAGGTGCACGACATCGTGCGGGAGGCGCAGCAGGCGGCGTTCGAGGCGGTGCGGCCGGGCATCGCGTGCCAGGACGTCGACCGGGTGGCCAGGAAGGTGATCAAGGCCGCGGGGTACGGCGAGTACTTCATCCACCGGACCGGGCACGGCATCGGGGTGACCACCCATGAGCCGCCGTATCTGGTCGAGGGCGAGCATCTGCCGCTGGTGTCCGGGATGTGCTTCTCGATCGAGCCGGGGATCTATCTGCCGGGCCGGTTCGGGGTGCGGATCGAGGACATCGTGACCTGCACGGAGTCCGGCGGCCGTCGGCTGAACCAGACGGCGCGGGAGATGGCGGTGGTGCGGTAG
- a CDS encoding NAD(P)/FAD-dependent oxidoreductase translates to MDRIVLVGASAAGLTAADALRREGFTGTLTLVGDELWAPYDRPPLSKQVLAGSWEPERTVLRQEADLQRLKLDLRLGCRATGLDPAARTVTLADGDRLRYDGLLLATGLRPRRLPFGHDLAGVHVLRTLDDALTLRAQLGAGPRVVVIGAGFLGSEIAATARGLGLDVSLVDTEPTPLARQVGTFVGGLVADLHRDHGVRLHLGRGVTEVTGARGRVTAVLLDDGTRLPADVVVVAIGSVPAVDWLAGSGLPLGDGVRCDSHCRAAPGVYAAGDVANWPDPATGGRVRLEQRMNATEQARAAVRNLLAGPGDAVPYTPVPFGWTDQYDAKIQFHGSCPADAEVECVDGDPGARSFVALYRLHGRVVGALGWNRVRALREYRGHIGTAGPVKAG, encoded by the coding sequence ATGGACCGGATCGTCCTGGTGGGCGCGTCGGCCGCGGGGCTCACCGCGGCCGACGCCCTCCGGCGCGAGGGCTTCACCGGAACGCTGACCCTGGTCGGCGACGAACTGTGGGCCCCCTACGACCGTCCGCCGCTGTCCAAACAGGTGCTGGCCGGCAGCTGGGAACCGGAACGGACCGTGCTGCGCCAGGAGGCGGACCTCCAGCGCCTCAAGCTGGACCTCCGGCTGGGCTGCCGGGCGACCGGGCTGGACCCGGCGGCGCGCACCGTCACCCTGGCCGACGGGGACCGGCTGCGCTACGACGGGCTGCTGCTCGCCACCGGGCTGCGGCCCCGCCGGCTGCCCTTCGGCCATGACCTGGCCGGTGTGCATGTGCTGCGCACGCTCGACGACGCCCTGACGCTGCGGGCGCAGTTGGGGGCCGGGCCCCGGGTCGTGGTGATCGGCGCCGGTTTCCTCGGCAGCGAGATCGCCGCCACCGCACGGGGCCTCGGCCTGGACGTCTCGCTCGTCGACACCGAGCCCACCCCGCTGGCCCGGCAGGTCGGCACCTTCGTGGGCGGGCTGGTGGCGGACCTGCACCGGGACCACGGGGTCCGGCTCCACCTGGGGCGCGGCGTCACCGAGGTGACCGGCGCGCGCGGCCGGGTCACCGCCGTACTGCTCGACGACGGCACCCGGCTGCCCGCCGACGTGGTCGTGGTCGCGATCGGCTCGGTGCCGGCCGTCGACTGGCTGGCCGGCTCCGGCCTCCCCCTGGGGGACGGGGTGCGCTGCGACAGCCACTGCCGGGCGGCGCCCGGGGTGTACGCGGCGGGAGACGTGGCCAACTGGCCGGACCCGGCCACCGGCGGCCGCGTCCGTCTCGAACAGCGCATGAACGCCACCGAGCAGGCCCGCGCCGCCGTCAGGAACCTCCTCGCCGGCCCCGGGGACGCCGTGCCCTACACGCCGGTCCCGTTCGGCTGGACGGATCAGTACGACGCAAAGATCCAGTTCCATGGCAGCTGCCCCGCCGACGCCGAGGTGGAATGCGTCGACGGCGATCCAGGGGCACGCAGCTTTGTCGCGCTCTACCGCCTCCACGGCCGTGTGGTGGGCGCGCTCGGCTGGAACCGCGTCCGCGCCCTGCGCGAGTACCGCGGCCACATCGGCACGGCCGGCCCGGTGAAGGCCGGTTAG
- a CDS encoding ferredoxin, with protein MKIVIDEDKCCGAGQCVLSAAEVFDQRDEDGIVVLLDAVPPEEQRAPVEEAAARCPALAIEVLP; from the coding sequence ATGAAGATCGTCATTGACGAGGACAAGTGCTGCGGCGCCGGGCAGTGCGTGCTGTCCGCCGCCGAGGTGTTCGACCAGCGCGACGAGGACGGCATCGTCGTGCTGCTCGACGCCGTCCCGCCGGAGGAACAGCGCGCCCCGGTCGAGGAAGCCGCCGCCCGCTGCCCCGCGCTGGCCATCGAGGTGCTGCCGTAG
- a CDS encoding cytochrome P450 produces the protein MTGTQPTTRSQPMGRTCPFSPPEGYRTLREEAPIAPVTFPDGAKGWVVSRYADVRAVLADPRFGANRRRVRPGDPTPADAPLPPPPPGMFIMMDGPEHTRFRRLLTGQFTVRRMQKLAPAVEKIVAEQLDAMAAAQGPVDLLQAFALPIPSLVICELLGVPYADREEFQENSSMQLRLDASHEQVQQAHMAMNQYIHQLAVAKRAHPTDDILSGLVQSERLTDEELAGVGSLLLLAGHETTANMIALGTMCLLGNPEQLAALRADPALMDSAVEELLRYLTIIQYGLRRVALEDVEMDGHRIEAGSTVLASLASGNRDATQFSGDPDVLDVRRPSSPHLAFGHGVHQCIGQQLARVEMKAALSALLDRFPSLRLAVPADQVPMRDDMLIYGVHELPVTW, from the coding sequence ATGACCGGTACACAGCCCACCACCAGGTCCCAGCCCATGGGACGGACCTGCCCCTTCAGCCCGCCGGAGGGATACCGGACGCTGCGGGAGGAGGCCCCGATCGCCCCGGTGACCTTCCCGGACGGGGCGAAGGGCTGGGTGGTCTCCCGGTACGCGGACGTGCGGGCGGTGCTCGCCGACCCGCGGTTCGGCGCCAACCGCCGGCGGGTCCGGCCCGGTGACCCCACGCCGGCCGACGCACCGCTGCCGCCGCCCCCGCCGGGCATGTTCATCATGATGGACGGGCCGGAGCACACCCGGTTCCGGCGGCTGCTCACCGGCCAGTTCACGGTGCGCCGGATGCAGAAGCTGGCTCCGGCGGTGGAGAAGATCGTCGCCGAGCAGCTGGACGCGATGGCCGCGGCACAGGGGCCGGTCGACCTCCTCCAGGCCTTCGCCCTGCCCATTCCCTCGCTGGTGATCTGTGAGCTGCTGGGGGTGCCGTACGCGGACCGGGAGGAATTCCAGGAGAACTCCTCCATGCAGCTCCGGCTCGATGCGAGCCACGAGCAAGTCCAGCAGGCCCACATGGCGATGAACCAGTACATCCACCAACTGGCCGTCGCCAAGCGCGCCCACCCCACCGACGACATCCTCAGCGGTCTGGTGCAGTCCGAACGGCTCACCGACGAAGAGCTGGCCGGTGTCGGCTCGTTGCTGCTGCTCGCCGGGCACGAGACCACCGCGAACATGATCGCGCTCGGGACCATGTGCCTGCTGGGCAACCCCGAGCAGCTGGCGGCACTGCGCGCCGACCCCGCCCTCATGGACAGCGCCGTCGAGGAGCTGCTGCGGTACCTGACGATCATTCAGTACGGGCTGCGCCGAGTGGCGTTGGAGGACGTGGAGATGGACGGCCACCGCATCGAGGCCGGCTCCACGGTGCTCGCCTCCCTGGCCTCGGGGAACCGGGACGCGACGCAGTTCTCCGGCGACCCCGACGTGCTGGACGTACGCCGTCCCTCCAGCCCGCACCTCGCGTTCGGGCACGGCGTCCACCAGTGCATCGGGCAGCAGCTGGCCCGGGTGGAGATGAAGGCCGCCCTGTCCGCCCTGCTCGACCGGTTCCCCTCCCTGCGGCTGGCGGTACCGGCGGACCAGGTGCCGATGCGCGACGACATGCTCATCTACGGCGTCCACGAGCTGCCCGTGACCTGGTAG
- a CDS encoding DUF3159 domain-containing protein: protein MDPAAHHGAGGADAVRTAVRNRLRSTVIDVTPVFGFTVTFALTHRLGVALTLALTAGAGVFLYRLVRKEPARQALGVLALVCVQGVLAGRTGEATNFFLPHLVVHGVMAVVTPVLLVLGRPPLGVMVGLVTGERTRWRRCTVRRRAFVKGSLVLYTGNLAMLSVQLPLFLTGQAVALGSVDVFGPVVFALGALLGWRVYRRSVGTHRCEAPVGTSADLSHPLERTVR, encoded by the coding sequence GTGGACCCTGCCGCACACCATGGAGCCGGCGGTGCGGACGCCGTCCGTACCGCCGTCCGGAACCGGTTGCGCAGCACCGTGATCGACGTGACGCCCGTCTTCGGATTCACCGTGACCTTCGCCCTCACCCACCGGCTCGGCGTCGCGCTGACGCTCGCCCTCACCGCCGGCGCCGGGGTCTTCCTGTACCGGCTGGTGCGCAAGGAGCCCGCGCGGCAGGCGCTCGGCGTGCTCGCCCTGGTCTGCGTCCAGGGCGTGTTGGCCGGGCGCACCGGGGAGGCCACCAACTTCTTCCTTCCGCACCTCGTGGTGCACGGAGTGATGGCCGTGGTGACGCCCGTGCTGCTGGTACTCGGCCGGCCGCCGCTGGGCGTGATGGTGGGGCTGGTCACGGGGGAACGGACCAGGTGGCGCCGCTGCACGGTGCGCCGCCGGGCCTTCGTCAAAGGCAGCCTGGTCCTCTACACCGGCAACCTCGCGATGCTGTCGGTCCAACTCCCGTTGTTCCTGACCGGCCAGGCCGTCGCCCTCGGCTCGGTCGATGTCTTCGGGCCTGTCGTCTTCGCGCTCGGCGCCCTCCTGGGGTGGCGCGTCTACCGGCGTTCCGTCGGTACGCACCGCTGCGAGGCCCCTGTTGGCACGAGCGCTGACCTGTCACACCCCTTGGAAAGGACTGTTCGATGA
- a CDS encoding response regulator transcription factor yields MLSASPTSGAPLPRGSGQRLLVVDDDPRMAELLETTLSLAGYEVATAGCGGEALRAYADEPPDLLVLDVLLPDLDGFTICRRLVESGARLPVLFLTARDSVEDRVTGFAMGADDYLTKPFSLPELLARVHALLRRAGRSAEPGPLLCFADLTVDERSRRVRRGDRLIALSPTEYKLLRYLLINADQVMSKEQIMDHVWQHHFGEGVVEKLVSRLRAKVDVHAPALIHTMRGFGYSLRLPEGG; encoded by the coding sequence ATGCTTTCCGCCTCGCCGACGAGTGGCGCGCCGCTGCCCCGAGGAAGCGGGCAGCGGCTGCTCGTCGTGGACGACGACCCGCGGATGGCGGAGCTGCTGGAGACCACACTGAGCCTGGCGGGGTACGAGGTCGCGACCGCCGGCTGCGGAGGTGAGGCCCTGCGCGCCTATGCGGACGAGCCCCCCGATCTGCTGGTGCTGGACGTCCTGTTGCCCGACCTGGACGGGTTCACCATCTGCCGGCGGCTGGTGGAGAGCGGGGCGCGGCTGCCGGTGCTGTTCCTGACCGCGCGGGACTCCGTCGAGGACCGGGTGACGGGCTTCGCGATGGGCGCGGACGACTACCTCACCAAGCCCTTCAGCCTTCCCGAACTCCTCGCCAGGGTGCACGCGTTGCTGCGGCGGGCCGGCCGGTCCGCGGAGCCCGGCCCGCTGCTGTGCTTCGCCGATCTGACGGTGGACGAGCGCAGCCGGCGGGTCCGTCGCGGGGACCGGCTGATCGCGCTGTCGCCGACCGAGTACAAGCTGCTGCGCTACTTGCTGATCAACGCCGACCAGGTGATGTCGAAGGAACAGATCATGGACCACGTGTGGCAGCACCACTTCGGCGAGGGCGTCGTCGAGAAGCTGGTGTCCCGGCTCCGGGCGAAGGTGGACGTCCACGCGCCCGCCCTGATCCACACGATGCGCGGCTTCGGCTACAGCCTGCGGCTCCCCGAAGGCGGGTGA
- a CDS encoding sensor histidine kinase, whose product MAGAWRGSLRARLMVGVVLLAAVGMVAVNAVSLVGLRLNLVDVADTTLAKTRQTLQHRVHSRRAPIDEDNLNSLIPDGAYIALVDARGRVVAQTPARDLDGRPRARPDLPTPLPDSFADHVVTLSAQGMPVPRYRTLAFSLGHSATVRPTPGASPQPFSRVVVAKSLQPAEDAVYWLIGADTAATLAVLGGIVLLSRGVLGVGLRPLRNMAATATAIADGDIDQRIEVARPHSEVGEVGTALNRAFDERQRSEEQLRQFVANASHELRTPLTTIRGWAQLHLHGLAQDPALIERAMLRIEGEAARMHSMVEELLLLARLDQGRPIAHAPVNLGALADDAVTDARVVAPGRPITAEVPDEVFTRGDEDRLRQVLQNLLSNALRHTPPDTPVTVTARSLPDGTAELTVTDQGPGMPPATAERIFERFYRGDESRNPTSGGTGLGLSIVKSIAEAHHGTATVHTTLGKGSTFTVALPAAR is encoded by the coding sequence ATGGCCGGCGCCTGGCGCGGCTCCCTGCGCGCACGCCTGATGGTGGGGGTCGTCCTGCTGGCAGCCGTGGGCATGGTGGCCGTGAACGCCGTGTCGCTGGTCGGACTGCGGCTCAACCTCGTCGATGTCGCCGACACCACCCTCGCCAAGACCCGCCAGACCCTTCAGCACCGGGTGCACAGCCGGCGCGCCCCGATCGACGAGGACAACCTCAACTCCCTGATTCCCGACGGCGCCTACATCGCGCTGGTCGACGCCCGGGGCCGGGTGGTCGCCCAGACCCCGGCACGGGACCTCGACGGACGGCCCCGCGCCCGCCCGGACCTGCCCACCCCTCTGCCCGACAGCTTCGCCGACCACGTCGTCACCCTCTCCGCCCAGGGCATGCCCGTCCCCCGCTACCGCACCCTGGCCTTCTCCCTCGGCCACTCCGCCACGGTCCGGCCCACCCCCGGCGCCTCGCCCCAGCCGTTCAGCAGGGTGGTGGTCGCCAAGAGCCTCCAGCCGGCCGAAGACGCCGTGTACTGGCTGATCGGCGCCGACACCGCCGCCACACTGGCCGTGCTCGGGGGCATCGTGCTGCTCAGCCGCGGGGTACTGGGCGTGGGCCTGCGGCCGTTGCGGAACATGGCCGCCACCGCGACCGCGATCGCCGACGGCGACATCGACCAGCGCATCGAGGTCGCCCGGCCGCACTCCGAGGTGGGCGAGGTCGGCACCGCCCTCAACCGGGCCTTCGACGAACGGCAGCGGTCCGAGGAACAGCTCCGGCAGTTCGTGGCCAACGCCTCCCATGAGCTGCGCACCCCGCTGACCACCATCAGGGGCTGGGCCCAGCTCCATCTGCACGGCCTGGCCCAGGACCCCGCACTCATCGAGCGCGCGATGCTGCGCATCGAGGGCGAGGCCGCCCGGATGCACTCCATGGTCGAAGAACTGCTGCTGCTCGCCCGGCTCGACCAGGGCCGCCCGATCGCCCACGCACCGGTCAATCTCGGCGCCCTCGCCGACGACGCCGTCACCGACGCCCGGGTCGTCGCCCCCGGCAGACCGATCACCGCCGAGGTGCCGGACGAGGTGTTCACCCGCGGCGACGAGGACCGCCTGCGACAGGTACTCCAGAACCTCCTGAGCAACGCCCTGCGCCACACCCCGCCGGACACCCCGGTAACCGTCACCGCCCGCTCCCTGCCCGACGGCACAGCCGAGCTGACCGTCACCGACCAAGGCCCCGGCATGCCCCCTGCAACGGCCGAGCGGATCTTCGAGCGCTTCTACCGCGGCGACGAGTCCCGCAACCCCACCAGCGGCGGCACCGGCCTCGGCCTGAGCATCGTCAAGTCCATAGCCGAAGCCCACCACGGCACCGCCACCGTCCACACCACCCTTGGCAAGGGCAGCACCTTCACCGTGGCGCTGCCTGCGGCACGCTGA